The sequence TGGGAGATGTTCGTGAAATCCCTTATGATGATAATACCTTTGATCTCATCGTCAGCAGAGGATCATGGTTTTTCTGGGAGGATTTATCAAAAAGCCTTTCAGAGATTTACCGGGTTATGAAACCAGGTGGGAAAACCTATATCGGAGGCGGTTTTGGAACCGCTGCATTAAAAGAACAGATCGTTGCAGCGATGAAAGAGAGAGAATCCGATTTTGAAGCGGGAATGAAGGAACGAATGACATCCCGTTCGCCTTATATCATCACGTCTACATTAGAGAATATCGGGGTTCATAATTACAATCTTATAAACGATGATTCCGGTATCTGGCTCATGATGGTGCGGGAATGACCAATTGTCCCTACTGCCCTCATCACTGTGACATTGCACATGGTGGCACTGGCATCTGTGGAATGTATACCGCAGTTTATGATGATATAATTGAACGGTTTCCGGATTACTGGCTGATGGTAACACCAGTATCGGTTGAGACGATCCCATTTGTCCACGCCTACCCACAGGCAAAAGCACTTCAAATCAGTACTATCGGATGTAATCTGAAATGTCCGGGATGTGTATCTGAAGTACTGGTGAGAAAACCGGATGACATGGGAACAGGTCTTCGGTACCAGTCAGCAAAAGCCATAATCGATGAAGCGGAGAAGCACGACTGCAGGGGAGTCATTTTCTGTCTGAATGAGCCGACTGTTTCCCTTCCCTCCTTCCTCAGGGTTGCCCACCTGGCAAAAGAAAAAGGGATGTTTGTTGGATGTTCATCAAACGGGTATTTTTCAGAGCATTCATTAAATCTTCTTCTTCCGGTTGTTGATATGATAAATATCGGTCTGAAGGGGAGAGACGTGAAGAATCTCAGGGCTTGTGGAATTATTAATGATCAAGTCGTCATCCAAAACATCAAAAAGCTCGTTCAGGCGGGGGTCCATGTTGAAATTGCACTGATGCATGCAAAGGGGCAGGAGAACGAAGTCATTTCCCAGGCAAAAGAGATTGTTTCCATTTCTGATAGGATTCCAATCCAGATCATGCGGTGTATGGCATTTGGAGATCTCGGCCAGGAGTATGAACCTTCTATACCGGAATCTGAACTCCAGTGTGATAAGATACGAGAATTTGCTGACCATGTGTACCTCCTCAATTCACCAGGAACTGCGTATATCAATACCGTCTGTCCAGATTGCGGAGATGTATTATCTAATCGTGAAATGTACGGACCAATGGGGTGCAGACCGGTAACATATCTGGATACCGGGTTATGTTCATGCGGATACCAGGTCCCTCTCTCCGGAATTGCATCACCTTCCCGGTATGAAGAAGAGGGTATGGATGGCGGATACCGACCTACCCGTGCTCTTGAATTTATACAGGGAATTGTTACCTGCCTTGGAGTTGATGATCTCCTGTGTGCTCCCCGGCTCTGGAAATTATATCTTGCCCATGGGAAAATCAGTTCAATACACGAACGAATCCAAAAGATTTCTTCATATTATGACATCATCAGTGAAGTTGCAGAAACTGTTAACAAAAAGGATGCAGGGGAAGAATTACTGTCAGTCATGGAAGAGATGAAAAACAGGGTTTCTGATGCAGTGAAGGAAACTTCTCATCCCCGTGTTCTCTATACCATGGGATACCCGATATTCTCACTGAACGGAGGCAGATTCGAGAATCAGCTCGTGGATGTGGCTGGAGGCAATCCTGTAAACCGGATGATAAAACGGACCGGGAAACCGGGTATAAATCTATCCCATGAAGAGTTTATATCGCTCAATCCTGACTGGATATGCATATCGGGTCTTTTTTCTCTTCCGAAAGAGGAGTGTATTACATATTGCAAAACCCATGACCTCATGGTCCCTGCGATAACAGAGAATAAGGTCATTGAACTACCGCCATCATGGGATTTTGGTAGTCCAAGATGGATTCTGGGCCTTATGCTTCTGGCGCAGTCATTCCATCCTGAAAAATGTACCTGGAATATGGATGAGGTTGCTGACCAGTTTTACCAGCGATTCTATCATATTTCCTATCGATCGGTTCAACCAACCCGGTCATTTATCAAGGCAACAGCAAAAATTTCAGGATAATTTTTACCTCCCTTTTTTTCTCACAGACGTATTTCAAGAGTATATTCTTTGCCCCACAAACCAACCTTCTCTGATCAATTGTGAATATTATCAAGGTTCTTCGAAGGCAGGAGTTGAATGACGGGTACCTGAGTGTGGATTATCTGCTATCAGGTCATGTGACACTCGAAGGACTGGATATCCTCTCTCAGAGGGCATATACCATAACCGGACACCAATACCTCTCTCCATGCTATCAGATTCAAAAACCTGAAAACATTCAGATCACCGGTATTTTACAGAGCAGTGTAATCCAGGTCACATTCCCGGCATACTCCGCAGGATATATTGAGGAGTATCTGTCAGCTCTTGTCAACCTAATTCCTGAAGAGCAACATGCGAACTCTTTTGTCCAAACCCTGTTCGATGATATAAAAATGATTCTCCGGTCAAAGTTACAACGGAAAAATTCAAAAAATTTAAACGTTGATACGCTCTCGCATATTTTTGTAGAGTGATTACCTAAGTTAATTAAAAAAGATCAATATCTGCATGTCATTTAGGTAAATTATTATTGCATAGTTAACATACAGCATTAAGATCATACGATCATCTTTGGAGTGTATTATGCAGTTATCCTTAACTCATCTATTCTGCATTCTTGTAGCAGGTTTTTTATTGATTCCTGTCTGCACAATTGCTGATGGTACAGTCTCAATTACTGATATTTCAGGAAATCAGGTAGAAATTCCTGCAGATGTAACCAGAGTTGTAACGGTAGATCCATTTTCCAGCCAGTTTATCTATGTTATCGGAGCGGATGACAGACTGGTTGGAACCTGTATCGGACCAGCGAACAGAGATCTGGTGAATAAGACTCAGCCAACACTTGGATCCCTTCCCTCTCCCGGATGTAAGACAAATGTTAATCTCGAGGAATTGATGAAACTGAAACCTGAGCTTGTTATTTCCTCCATTGATTATACGTCAATCAATAATGATATTGAGAGAGTTTCCATCCCACTGGTACAAATCGATCTTGAAGAGGCTGAAAATCTGGTAAAAAGTTATGAAATAGTCGGAAAAATTTTTGGAAAGGAGAAAGAAGCCCAGGAGTTTATTGATTATTACAACCAGAAGATGAATTCCGTACAGGAGACCGGAGAGAGTATTTCTGAAGATCAAAGAAAGAGTATTTACTTTGGTCAACGATCCCCACTCCAGACACTTGGCGACGATTATTATGAAGCTGAA comes from Methanospirillum hungatei and encodes:
- a CDS encoding class I SAM-dependent methyltransferase; translation: MEQKDNPNMGKKDSKRFLTIADTIFSPIYPVIAEQIVTNTGIHSGTALDVGSGPGHLATALALASECTVHALDCSPDMIKICRTRVSEKGLNKRVIPALGDVREIPYDDNTFDLIVSRGSWFFWEDLSKSLSEIYRVMKPGGKTYIGGGFGTAALKEQIVAAMKERESDFEAGMKERMTSRSPYIITSTLENIGVHNYNLINDDSGIWLMMVRE
- a CDS encoding ABC transporter substrate-binding protein, coding for MQLSLTHLFCILVAGFLLIPVCTIADGTVSITDISGNQVEIPADVTRVVTVDPFSSQFIYVIGADDRLVGTCIGPANRDLVNKTQPTLGSLPSPGCKTNVNLEELMKLKPELVISSIDYTSINNDIERVSIPLVQIDLEEAENLVKSYEIVGKIFGKEKEAQEFIDYYNQKMNSVQETGESISEDQRKSIYFGQRSPLQTLGDDYYEAEIARIIGASNAAKGLSGGDNTVTMEQVYEWNPSSVVLLPYCPASVEDILADPAWQSLSAVKEKQVFRMPKYLMSWELPVPESILGTLWLQSVIYPESVSFDIKDEIKSFYKKFYRIDLTDKDVENIFSDTTKVTLNKPKQ
- a CDS encoding radical SAM protein, giving the protein MTNCPYCPHHCDIAHGGTGICGMYTAVYDDIIERFPDYWLMVTPVSVETIPFVHAYPQAKALQISTIGCNLKCPGCVSEVLVRKPDDMGTGLRYQSAKAIIDEAEKHDCRGVIFCLNEPTVSLPSFLRVAHLAKEKGMFVGCSSNGYFSEHSLNLLLPVVDMINIGLKGRDVKNLRACGIINDQVVIQNIKKLVQAGVHVEIALMHAKGQENEVISQAKEIVSISDRIPIQIMRCMAFGDLGQEYEPSIPESELQCDKIREFADHVYLLNSPGTAYINTVCPDCGDVLSNREMYGPMGCRPVTYLDTGLCSCGYQVPLSGIASPSRYEEEGMDGGYRPTRALEFIQGIVTCLGVDDLLCAPRLWKLYLAHGKISSIHERIQKISSYYDIISEVAETVNKKDAGEELLSVMEEMKNRVSDAVKETSHPRVLYTMGYPIFSLNGGRFENQLVDVAGGNPVNRMIKRTGKPGINLSHEEFISLNPDWICISGLFSLPKEECITYCKTHDLMVPAITENKVIELPPSWDFGSPRWILGLMLLAQSFHPEKCTWNMDEVADQFYQRFYHISYRSVQPTRSFIKATAKISG